One Candidatus Thermoplasmatota archaeon DNA segment encodes these proteins:
- a CDS encoding class I SAM-dependent methyltransferase, whose amino-acid sequence MIAAKDVYGKLIWNYYKGKRSFEIIERDDGYINGSSSGPKVYFSDYKDWPSHEKEAIKYVKGRVLDIGCGVGRHSLWLQKKGLSVLGIDSSPLAIRVCKLRGLKKAKIMAITDINFKPNSFDTIIMLGNNFGLFGDFKSAKRLLKKFYKITSDKALIVAESTDPYKTDNPAHLRYHKLNRKRGRMGGQVRIRVRFEKFIGNWFDYLLVSKKEMGKIVEGTGWKIRKFIDSKKAAYIAIIEKI is encoded by the coding sequence TTATGGCAAACTAATATGGAATTATTACAAAGGCAAAAGAAGTTTTGAAATTATAGAAAGAGATGATGGGTATATTAATGGATCTTCTAGCGGGCCTAAAGTGTATTTCTCTGATTACAAAGATTGGCCCTCACACGAAAAGGAAGCAATAAAATACGTTAAAGGTAGAGTTTTAGATATCGGCTGTGGTGTAGGAAGACATTCTTTATGGCTTCAAAAGAAAGGATTGAGTGTTCTGGGAATTGATAGTTCTCCTCTTGCAATTAGGGTTTGCAAACTCAGAGGGTTGAAAAAAGCCAAGATAATGGCAATTACAGATATAAATTTCAAACCCAATTCATTTGACACAATAATCATGCTTGGTAATAATTTTGGATTATTTGGCGATTTTAAAAGTGCAAAAAGGTTATTAAAAAAATTTTATAAAATAACTTCGGATAAGGCGCTAATCGTAGCTGAATCCACTGACCCATACAAAACCGATAACCCTGCGCACTTGAGATATCATAAGCTCAACAGGAAAAGAGGTCGAATGGGCGGTCAAGTAAGGATTAGAGTAAGATTTGAAAAATTTATAGGAAATTGGTTTGACTACCTATTAGTTTCTAAAAAGGAGATGGGGAAAATAGTTGAAGGTACAGGTTGGAAAATTAGAAAGTTCATAGATTCTAAAAAAGCAGCGTATATTGCAATCATAGAAAAAATTTAG
- a CDS encoding ARMT1-like domain-containing protein, with product MRMRSECVPCLLRRTIYESLLVNERFAERAVQEALKILAQEYSNRANSVKVATKIHREVYQILGSEDPYKELKERSNRVASKLVGKALDKIKNSNDKFESAALCSVIGNVLDFGIAQDYGAPEKLFDEFDFFWNSGFGINDIAKAKKYLQNGNEIVFLPDNCGEIIFDKLLCEQLKKFGIHLTIIVKEKPMLTDATIKEIEELKFDEVVDDVLLSTNAVGIDFNEISGEVKKRIKESDLIICKGMGLYEAFCETNYKPILYLLRTKCAPVAQDMGVSKGINVAKLYE from the coding sequence ATGAGAATGCGTTCCGAATGCGTGCCGTGCTTGCTAAGAAGAACTATTTATGAATCTTTACTTGTAAACGAAAGGTTTGCTGAGAGAGCAGTTCAAGAAGCTTTGAAAATACTAGCGCAAGAATATTCGAATAGAGCAAATTCTGTTAAAGTAGCAACTAAAATTCACCGTGAGGTTTACCAGATACTGGGTAGTGAAGACCCTTATAAAGAGCTAAAAGAAAGGAGTAATAGAGTTGCCTCAAAATTAGTTGGGAAAGCACTGGACAAAATAAAAAATTCCAATGATAAATTTGAGAGTGCTGCGCTGTGCTCCGTAATAGGCAATGTTTTAGATTTCGGAATAGCGCAGGATTATGGTGCGCCTGAGAAACTATTTGATGAGTTTGACTTTTTTTGGAACTCCGGCTTTGGTATAAATGATATTGCGAAAGCTAAAAAATATTTGCAAAATGGAAACGAGATAGTATTTTTACCTGATAATTGCGGCGAAATAATTTTCGATAAGTTGCTTTGCGAGCAGTTGAAAAAATTTGGCATACATCTTACTATTATCGTCAAAGAGAAGCCTATGCTGACGGACGCTACTATAAAAGAAATTGAAGAATTAAAATTTGATGAGGTAGTGGATGATGTGCTTCTATCAACAAATGCCGTAGGTATAGATTTTAACGAAATTTCTGGCGAGGTAAAGAAAAGAATTAAAGAATCAGACTTAATTATATGCAAGGGTATGGGCTTATACGAGGCTTTCTGCGAAACTAACTATAAGCCAATTCTTTATTTGCTGAGAACTAAATGCGCTCCTGTAGCTCAGGATATGGGAGTAAGCAAAGGCATTAATGTTGCGAAGTTATACGAGTAG